From the genome of Bombyx mori chromosome 16, ASM3026992v2, one region includes:
- the LOC100101177 gene encoding myo-inositol oxygenase, whose amino-acid sequence MAAEVEKKPVSMIDPSQLLRPEPTFNDKPIDAFRDYSVDDTDPIKERVRRTYYLMHSNVTVDLVKQKREKWLKFNHFKATVKDALIKLNELVDESDPDTDLPNIVHAFQTAERIREDHPDEDWFHLTGLIHDLGKVMAFYDEPQWCVVGDTFPVGCKWADSIVYGPESFKDNPDTYNPKYNTKYGMYKPHCGIDNLLMSWSHDEYLYQFLLHNKSTIPEKGLYMIRYHSFYPWHAGGDYRHLSNEKDEEILKWVTEFNKYDLYTKSEKVPDIEALWPYYEKLIEKYIPGICEW is encoded by the exons atgGCCGCCGAAGTT gaAAAGAAGCCTGTGTCCATGATCGACCCGTCGCAGCTTCTGCGTCCAGAGCCTACGTTCAATGACAAGCCCATCGACGCGTTCAGGGACTACAGCGTCGACGACACGGACCCCATCAAGGAACGGGTCCGACGCACTTACTACTTGATGCACTCCAATGTTACCGTCGATTTGGTCAAAC AAAAACGCGAGAAATGGCTAAAGTTCAACCACTTCAAGGCCACAGTGAAGGATGCTCTCATCAAGCTCAATGAGCTGGTGGACGAGTCAGACCCCGACACGGACCTACCAAACATCGTGCACGCTTTCCAGACCGCTGAAAGGATCAGAGAGGATCACCCTGATGAGGACTGGTTCCACCTTACTGGCCTCATTCATGATTTAGGCAAG GTAATGGCATTTTATGACGAGCCGCAGTGGTGCGTGGTCGGAGACACTTTCCCCGTTGGTTGTAAATGGGCTGACTCCATCGTCTATGGTCCCGAGAGCTTCAAGGACAACCCCGACACTTATAACCCTAAATACAA caCCAAATATGGAATGTACAAACCCCACTGCGGAATCGATAATTTGCTGATGTCCTGGAGCCACGATGAGTATCTGTATCAATTCCTGCTTCATAACAAGTCTACGATACCTGAGAAGGGTCTATACATGATCAG GTACCACTCGTTCTACCCTTGGCACGCAGGCGGAGACTACCGCCATCTGAGCAATGAAAAAGACGAAGAAATTCTAAAATGGGTGACCGAATTTAA CAAATATGATTTGTACACGAAGAGTGAGAAGGTGCCGGACATTGAGGCCCTTTGGCCGTACTACGAAAAGCTCATTGAGAAGTACATCCCCGGAATCTGCGAATGGTGA